A genome region from Streptomyces pratensis includes the following:
- a CDS encoding histidinol-phosphate transaminase — protein MTNSSNPWDELPIRDELRGQSPYGAPQLDVPVRLNTNENPYPLPDALVDRIAERVREAARDLNRYPDRDAVELRTELARYLTRTAGHEVAAANVWAANGSNEILQQLLQTFGGPGRTAIGFEPSYSMHALISRGTGTGWISGPRNEDFTIDVAAAKRAIAEHRPDVVFITSPNNPTGTAVDADTVVELYAAAQAAGPSMVVVDEAYGEFSHHPSLLPLTEGRRHLVLSRTMSKAFGAAGLRLGYLAADPAVVDAVQLVRLPYHLSSITQATALAALEHTDTLLGYVAQLKSERDRLVDGLRELGFAVTDSDANFVQFGRFADSRTAWQQILDRGVLVRDNGVPGWLRVSAGTPAENDAFLDAVRELKKEHDA, from the coding sequence GTGACGAACAGCAGCAACCCCTGGGACGAGCTCCCGATCCGCGACGAACTGCGCGGCCAGTCCCCGTACGGGGCGCCCCAGCTCGACGTACCGGTCCGGCTGAACACCAACGAGAACCCGTACCCGCTGCCCGACGCGCTCGTCGACCGCATCGCCGAGCGGGTCCGCGAAGCCGCCCGCGACCTCAACCGCTACCCCGACCGCGACGCCGTGGAGCTCCGCACGGAGCTCGCCCGCTACCTCACCCGCACCGCGGGACACGAGGTCGCCGCCGCCAACGTCTGGGCGGCCAACGGTTCCAACGAGATCCTCCAGCAGCTGCTTCAGACCTTCGGAGGCCCCGGGCGCACCGCGATCGGCTTCGAGCCCTCGTACTCGATGCACGCCCTCATCTCCCGGGGCACCGGCACCGGCTGGATCTCCGGACCGCGCAACGAGGACTTCACCATCGACGTCGCGGCCGCGAAGAGGGCCATCGCCGAGCACCGGCCCGACGTGGTCTTCATCACCTCGCCCAACAACCCGACCGGCACCGCCGTGGACGCGGACACCGTCGTGGAGCTCTACGCCGCCGCCCAGGCCGCCGGTCCCTCGATGGTCGTCGTCGACGAGGCCTACGGCGAGTTCAGCCACCACCCCTCGCTGCTGCCGCTGACCGAGGGCCGCCGTCACCTCGTGCTCTCGCGCACCATGTCCAAGGCCTTCGGCGCGGCGGGGCTGCGCCTGGGCTACCTCGCCGCCGACCCGGCCGTCGTCGACGCGGTCCAGCTGGTGCGGCTGCCCTACCACCTGTCCTCCATCACGCAGGCCACGGCGCTCGCCGCCCTGGAGCACACCGATACCCTGCTCGGGTACGTCGCGCAGCTCAAGAGCGAGCGCGACCGGCTGGTCGACGGACTGCGGGAGCTCGGCTTCGCCGTCACCGACTCGGACGCCAACTTCGTCCAGTTCGGCCGCTTCGCCGACAGCCGTACCGCCTGGCAGCAGATCCTCGACCGGGGCGTCCTGGTCCGGGACAACGGCGTACCGGGGTGGCTGCGGGTCTCCGCGGGAACCCCGGCAGAGAACGACGCGTTCCTCGATGCGGTGCGCGAACTGAAGAAGGAGCACGACGCATGA
- the hisD gene encoding histidinol dehydrogenase, producing MISRIDLRGTALPEGGALRDLLPRAEFDVEAALETVRPICEDVRHRGSAAVIDWGEKFDGVRLESIRVPAGAITGALETLDPAVRAALEESIRRARLVHREQRRTTHTTQVVPGGTVTEKWVPVERVGLYVPGGRSVYPSSVVMNVVPAQEAGVEGIAVASPPQKEFGGLPHPTILAACALLGVDEVYAAGGSQAVAMFAYGTEDCLPVNLVTGPGNIYVAAAKRLLKGRVGIDAEAGPTEIAILADASADPVHVAADLISQAEHDPMAAAVLVTDSEELAAATEAELAPQIAATKHVTDRIEPALAGRQSAIVLVNDLEDGLKVVDAYAAEHLEIQTENAAAVADRVRNAGAVFVGPWSPVSLGDYCAGSNHVLPTGGCACHSSGLSVQSFLRGIHIVDYTRDALAEVTHHVVTLAEAEDLPAHGAALKARFGWKVPQA from the coding sequence GTGATCTCTCGAATCGATCTGCGCGGCACCGCCCTCCCCGAGGGCGGCGCCCTGCGCGACCTGCTGCCCCGTGCCGAGTTCGACGTGGAAGCCGCCCTGGAGACGGTGCGGCCCATCTGCGAGGACGTACGCCATCGTGGCTCGGCGGCAGTGATCGACTGGGGGGAGAAGTTCGACGGGGTGCGGCTGGAATCCATCCGGGTCCCCGCCGGTGCGATCACAGGGGCCCTGGAGACGCTCGATCCCGCCGTGCGCGCCGCCCTGGAGGAGTCGATCCGCCGCGCCCGCCTCGTCCACCGTGAGCAGCGCCGCACCACGCACACCACCCAGGTCGTCCCCGGCGGCACGGTCACCGAGAAGTGGGTGCCGGTCGAGCGCGTCGGGCTGTACGTCCCCGGCGGCCGCTCGGTCTACCCCTCGTCCGTCGTCATGAACGTCGTACCCGCCCAGGAGGCGGGCGTCGAGGGCATCGCCGTCGCGTCCCCGCCGCAGAAGGAGTTCGGCGGACTGCCGCACCCCACGATCCTGGCCGCCTGCGCCCTCCTCGGCGTCGACGAGGTGTACGCCGCCGGCGGCTCCCAGGCCGTCGCGATGTTCGCGTACGGCACCGAGGACTGCCTGCCCGTCAATCTCGTCACCGGCCCCGGCAACATCTACGTCGCCGCCGCCAAGCGCCTCCTCAAGGGCCGCGTGGGCATCGACGCCGAGGCCGGACCGACCGAGATCGCGATCCTCGCCGACGCGAGCGCCGACCCGGTGCACGTCGCCGCCGACCTGATCAGCCAGGCGGAGCACGACCCGATGGCCGCCGCGGTGCTCGTCACCGACTCCGAGGAGCTGGCCGCCGCCACCGAGGCCGAGCTGGCGCCGCAGATCGCGGCGACCAAGCACGTCACCGACCGGATCGAGCCCGCACTGGCCGGACGCCAGTCCGCGATCGTGCTGGTCAACGACCTGGAGGACGGCCTCAAGGTCGTCGACGCGTACGCGGCCGAGCACCTGGAGATCCAGACGGAGAACGCCGCCGCCGTCGCCGACCGGGTCCGCAACGCCGGCGCCGTCTTCGTCGGCCCCTGGTCGCCGGTCTCCCTCGGTGACTACTGCGCCGGCTCCAACCACGTCCTGCCCACCGGCGGCTGCGCCTGCCACTCCTCGGGCCTGTCCGTGCAGTCCTTCCTGCGCGGCATCCACATCGTCGACTACACCCGCGACGCGCTCGCCGAGGTCACCCACCACGTCGTGACCCTGGCCGAGGCGGAGGACCTCCCCGCCCACGGCGCCGCACTCAAGGCCAGGTTCGGCTGGAAGGTTCCGCAAGCGTGA
- a CDS encoding oxidoreductase, with protein MTEPQDGEIPDGLSAAELGMWQSFRNGTTYDLRSHDPVRDDPFAPHGWGPERSVGARTVARLLLSGPAARPGRVAALKLRGVRITGKLDLAGGRVSPYVELTGCRFEQEVVLPECHFTTLRMVGCAVPRLDAARLHTEGDLHLPRCRVERGIRLTDAQIGTDLLINQIRIGPDRRGRAFVGDGMSVAQDLQAEMIDTRGELSLRGAKVGGSLSLRGSRLRATDGRRALNAPQLSVERTLYMTEAWVSIDTGNQGTTPPFGVARGGGPVRGTRSQAFECRGAVRLDDGRFGDAVDLHKARFVLADREELSLRRIVTPELRFNAERPREGRVVLNGAKVVTLIDVSTSWPGPGGLAMSGFVYENLVPYGHFPLSRRLEWVLAATPEYVPEPYERLAAVLRSCGEDADAREVLLAKQRRRRETLPPAGRIWGYLQDWAVAYGYRPGRALVWMAVLWAAGAVAFSHYRPESIKGDEHPQWNPALYALDLLVPVINLGQDGYWLLEGGWQWTAAALVLLGWILATTVAAGASRLLRRG; from the coding sequence ATGACCGAACCGCAGGACGGCGAGATCCCCGACGGGCTCAGCGCCGCGGAGCTGGGTATGTGGCAGTCCTTCCGAAACGGCACCACCTACGATCTGCGCTCCCACGACCCCGTGCGTGACGACCCCTTCGCCCCCCACGGCTGGGGGCCCGAGCGGAGCGTCGGCGCCAGGACGGTCGCCCGGCTGCTGCTCAGCGGTCCGGCGGCGCGGCCGGGCCGGGTGGCGGCCCTGAAGCTCAGGGGCGTCCGCATCACGGGGAAGCTGGATCTGGCGGGCGGGCGCGTCTCGCCCTACGTGGAGCTGACCGGCTGCCGCTTCGAGCAGGAGGTGGTGCTGCCCGAGTGCCATTTCACGACGTTGCGGATGGTGGGGTGCGCGGTGCCGAGGCTGGACGCGGCCCGGCTGCACACGGAGGGCGATCTGCATCTGCCCCGCTGCCGTGTCGAGCGCGGTATCCGGCTGACGGACGCCCAGATCGGCACGGACCTGCTGATCAACCAGATCCGGATCGGCCCCGACCGCCGTGGCCGCGCCTTCGTGGGCGACGGGATGTCGGTGGCTCAGGACCTCCAGGCCGAGATGATCGACACCCGGGGCGAGCTGAGCCTGCGCGGCGCGAAGGTCGGCGGTTCGCTGAGCCTGCGCGGCAGCCGGCTGCGCGCCACGGACGGGCGGCGGGCGCTGAACGCCCCGCAGCTGAGCGTGGAGCGCACGCTGTACATGACGGAGGCCTGGGTGAGCATCGACACGGGGAACCAGGGCACCACTCCCCCGTTCGGCGTGGCGCGGGGCGGTGGTCCGGTGCGCGGGACGCGTTCGCAGGCATTCGAGTGCAGGGGCGCTGTCAGGCTCGACGACGGGCGGTTCGGGGACGCGGTGGACCTGCACAAGGCACGGTTCGTGCTCGCCGACCGTGAGGAGCTGTCGCTGCGGCGGATCGTCACACCCGAGCTGCGTTTCAACGCGGAGCGCCCGAGGGAGGGCCGGGTCGTGCTCAACGGCGCGAAGGTCGTCACCCTGATCGATGTGTCGACCAGCTGGCCGGGTCCGGGCGGCCTGGCGATGAGCGGCTTCGTGTACGAGAACCTCGTCCCGTACGGCCACTTCCCGCTGTCCCGGCGCCTGGAATGGGTGCTGGCGGCAACCCCGGAGTACGTACCGGAGCCGTACGAACGCCTGGCGGCGGTGCTCCGCAGCTGCGGGGAGGACGCGGACGCCCGCGAGGTGCTGCTGGCCAAGCAGCGGCGCCGGCGGGAGACGTTGCCGCCCGCCGGAAGGATCTGGGGCTATCTGCAGGACTGGGCGGTCGCGTACGGCTACCGGCCGGGGCGCGCCCTCGTCTGGATGGCGGTGCTCTGGGCGGCGGGGGCGGTGGCCTTCTCGCACTACCGCCCGGAGTCGATCAAGGGGGACGAGCATCCCCAGTGGAATCCGGCGCTGTACGCCCTGGATCTGCTGGTGCCGGTGATCAATCTCGGGCAGGACGGCTACTGGCTCCTGGAGGGGGGCTGGCAGTGGACGGCGGCGGCTCTCGTCCTGCTGGGGTGGATACTGGCCACGACGGTGGCGGCGGGCGCCTCCCGGCTGCTGCGGCGCGGCTGA